A window of the Ogataea parapolymorpha DL-1 chromosome V, whole genome shotgun sequence genome harbors these coding sequences:
- a CDS encoding Protein LDB19: MPSFTRLFSGISNAVKQEPSHSLPTRPNDPYHTDTINKANPLAGLKLSIQIESPPLMLYGPPEHSSGAIFSGLVILDVFPDQIGQLQNEGIASSQSIQSTISLSTAVTSIRQNYAEVREVALSFIQIIDYGKPFIAGSTTIDSCGECRRKITELAHWDVLSRPTGFVKGSSHAFPFSHLVPGTLPATSVLSNSLTSIRYELVCKARFINKQGRPDHINIALPVMIRRSILRGQDRNSLRVFPPTEVTATAVIPNVAYPKSTFPVEIRMDNVCSPERRWRMRKLNWKLEEIIRVRANHCDNHQAKYATTVENTKRAHRGKKPHKNCGGPGKPVYNYYFEHPPRRQTTEENEDPSDVTAQNTSPTASPDLVPVASTWSVQAGSEGLAPQASQQSTPQMTPSLSTVASNDLQPRQTTTETPLYVEEIRVIKSGELKSGWKSDFSNKGRIEIVADISLMDLISMGLNVSLTNLSAINSLNCESPIFSLEPQSGVNCACDIEDHETGIFVHHNLVLEVIVAEELMHATNVQPIRSTPSSAYLSTITNAPTQTGTSSQNRPGATHHSTNAKHNDGGTGPDHVSGNRSDPLNHTTGIPTGVARVLRMQFRLVLTERSGLGVAWDDEVPPTYHTVGALSPPPYDDVNSMPSQPSLVIPLDSSDQLDQLDQVVLPEPARLH, translated from the coding sequence ATGCCCTCATTTACCAGGCTCTTCTCTGGCATCAGCAATGCGGTCAAACAGGAACCGTCGCACTCGCTGCCGACAAGACCCAACGATCCGTACCATACAGACACCATAAACAAGGCCAACCCGCTGGCAGGGCTCAAATTGTCCATCCAGATAGAGTCTCCGCCTCTGATGCTATACGGCCCGCCGGAACACAGTTCAGGCGCAATTTTCAGCGGCTTGGTGATTCTCGACGTGTTTCCGGACCAGATCGGCCAGCTACAGAACGAAGGCATCGCCTCCAGCCAATCGATCCAGTCCACCATCTCGCTGAGCACTGCCGTAACCAGTATCAGACAAAATTACGCAGAGGTTAGAGAAGTGGCATTATCTTTTATACAGATCATCGACTACGGAAAACCGTTCATCGCCGGCTCAACCACGATAGACTCGTGTGGCGAGTGTCGTCGCAAGATAACAGAGCTCGCTCATTGGGACGTTCTCTCGCGGCCAACAGGTTTCGTCAAAGGCTCATCCCATGCGTTCCCGTTCAGCCATCTGGTGCCTGGAACGCTTCCAGCCACATCAGTTCTGTCCAATTCGCTGACGTCGATCCGCTACGAGCTGGTTTGCAAGGCGCGcttcatcaacaagcaggGAAGACCAGACCACATTAATATCGCGCTGCCGGTAATGATCCGGCGATCGATCTTGAGAGGTCAAGATCGCAACTCGCTCAGAGTCTTCCCGCCCACAGAGGTCACTGCCACCGCTGTGATTCCGAACGTTGCGTATCCCAAGTCGACTTTTCCTGTGGAGATCCGCATGGACAACGTGTGCTCGCCGGAACGACGTTGGAGAATGCGCAAATTGAACTGGAAATTGGAGGAAATCATCCGTGTGCGGGCCAACCACTGCGATAATCACCAGGCCAAGTACGCCACGACCGTGGAAAACACCAAACGCGCACACCGGGGCAAGAAACCGCACAAGAATTGCGGTGGTCCCGGCAAACCGGTGTACAATTATTACTTCGAGCACCCGCCCCGTCGACAGACGACAGAGGAGAACGAGGACCCGAGCGACGTGACCGCGCAAAACACGTCGCCCACTGCGTCTCCCGATCTTGTCCCTGTCGCGTCAACGTGGTCGGTGCAGGCGGGAAGCGAGGGTCTGGCACCGCAGGCGTCGCAGCAGAGCACGCCGCAGATGACGCCGTCGCTGTCGACAGTGGCCAGTAACGACTTGCAGCCGCGCCAGACCACCACGGAGACGCCGCTGTACGTGGAGGAGATCCGTGTGATCAAGTCTGGCGAGCTCAAGTCGGGCTGGAAGAGTGATTTTTCGAATAAGGGCAGAATCGAAATTGTGGCCGACATTTCGCTAATGGACCTCATTTCTATGGGACTCAACGTCTCGCTAACCAATTTGTCGGCAATTAACTCGCTAAACTGCGAGTCGCCGATTTTCAGTCTGGAGCCCCAAAGTGGAGTCAATTGCGCGTGCGACATCGAGGACCACGAAACAGGCatttttgtccaccacAACCTGGTGTTGGAGGTGATTGTGGCAGAAGAGCTCATGCACGCTACAAACGTGCAACCAATCCGCTCCACTCCGTCATCGGCCTACTTGAGCACCATCACAAACGCCCCCACGCAAACAGGAACCTCGTCGCAAAATAGACCCGGCGCAACACACCACTCGACCAACGCCAAACACAACGATGGGGGCACGGGACCGGATCACGTGAGCGGTAACCGCAGCGACCCGCTCAACCACACGACAGGGATCCCCACAGGCGTTGCCAGGGTGCTGCGCATGCAGTTCCGTCTGGTTCTCACAGAAAGATCTGGCCTTGGAGTCGCGTgggacgacgaggtgccACCAACTTATCACACAGTGGGGGCTCTGTCCCCGCCACCATACGACGACGTCAATAGCATGCCGTCTCAGCCGTCACTGGTGATCCCGCTGGACTCCagcgaccagctggaccagTTAGACCAGGTGGTGCTGCCAGAACCAGCAAGACTGCACTAG
- a CDS encoding Sister chromatid cohesion protein PDS5: MAVSKGLQTLKFKGALVSTVDKPIATKELISRLQDLHNELSSLDQDKVDLKSLEGIKDSLINKKLLKHSNSGVQAFCACCLADVLRFYAPDAPYNASQLSDLFKLFFLQFKQMGNPDGPFYHQQTYLLTRLAETRSIVLITDLPNAETLVEQLFDIFYDLASSGTFSSKLEPLVCEILSEVIAESSTIPTKTLKLVLNKFLANTMVMKKGNTTLPGFKFTLEVCNANADRMSRLLTQFFSETIYEATKGKENEDTEDDKQDTSALLTQLKKLHTLALELWKYVPEMLSSAMGLIENELDAEDEKIRITATETIGKILAVKQARLNFAAAHTDTYTNWLKKPLDKSPHVRSFWVKSAVQAVNANPDLAPELAGGLIKTLVDSDERTRLTTVRELSNVSPGVFVSKLANKTIMNTLGQLIREKHAEIRSSCLQLLGSLYNAHFDDLYKNDAVTELLGWVPDDVLKLVYINDKTVNAQVDHTLFELLLPFELDDARRVDRLLTVTEHLSEKGRNSFHAIVKRQPQMAKAVSQLLALADMKPADDVASKIDKLINWLVASFPESVDCRAALKQLLKLNNKRYFKLIRLCSDVETDYKTITNCTKELFGKLNELKNIKIDGEPSVAPHDMLFTVKLLVYRSSVIFYNQSNVGEILRISKDLSHSHNSAAQDVLENISTVVPEVLRANISTLTQETSLGGPISVKDLKAIFQFGKKFPEVIVTENSDDYVASLKNLAVRGSPAEAKYAVRLLGQLPRTAARNAAVAAIVDEIWPLDMSKDNFNTCLATVAELFLTDLALLDDKTKEISALLASQILLRNSTIGDEDEDEVNGWIGPDELETNKDCLSKILAVRVFVNWLIAVETAENAAQVAEPVLKLLTSIIGNGGEIVSPKTGTYPTPKKYQSRLRLEAGIKLLKLARYSRYNFLIQQDLVNKLVLLIQDENDHVRTLFMAKLKKNLTLGLISERFYALVFFIAHEPQDALREDTKTWVRSMHKRKLKANKNELLFEKSFVRMLSMLSHHQEFLELLESARTTSDYTAVLNFALTYVGLALDLIANMNNVSLLYYLASRMKQYRDRLTPDLSSNMYLVSDLTQYTIKALAKYKNWSLATWPGKLSLPGDLFESIGDSALLHELAVKSFIPESAVKTLDDLVRDRTRHLAGTAATVTTDRKRPHNDEKPRTKKKLAVEPQRRSSIQRAAVNYNEDDEF, from the coding sequence ATGGCTGTTTCCAAAGGGCTTCAGACTCTGAAGTTCAAGGGCGCGCTAGTGTCCACGGTCGATAAACCTATTGCCACTAAGGAGCTAATTTCGCGTCTTCAGGACCTGCACAACGAGCTATCCTCGCTCGACCAGGACAAGGTCGACCTCAAGTCGCTGGAGGGGATCAAGGACTCActgatcaacaaaaagctgctcaaacactCCAACAGTGGTGTCCAGGCGTTCTGTGCCTGCTGTCTTGCCGACGTTCTTCGTTTCTACGCTCCTGACGCCCCCTACAACGCTTCCCAGCTGTCGGACctgttcaagctgtttttcttgcaGTTCAAGCAGATGGGCAATCCGGACGGCCCATTCTACCACCAGCAGACGTACTTGCTGACACGGCTGGCCGAGACCCGGTCGATCGTGCTGATAACCGACCTGCCCAACGCAGAGACGCTtgtggagcagctgtttgacatTTTCTACGATCTCGCCTCGTCCGGAACGTTCAGCAGCAAGCTAGAGCCGCTTGTGTGTGAGATATTGAGTGAGGTAATTGCAGAGTCCAGTACGATCCCCACCAAGACGCTCAAGCTGGTGCTGAACAAGTTTTTGGCCAATACCATGGTGATGAAGAAGGGAAATACAACTTTGCCAGGGTTCAAGTTCACTTTGGAGGTGTGCAATGCGAATGCAGACAGAATGTCGCGCTTATTAACCCAATTCTTCTCAGAAACGATCTATGAGGCCACTAAGGGCAAAGAGAACGAGGACACGGAAGACGACAAACAGGACACGTCTGCTTTGCTGACGcaactcaaaaagctgcaCACGCTGGCATTAGAGCTGTGGAAGTACGTGCCCGAGATGCTTTCCTCGGCCATGGGGCTGATtgagaacgagctggacgccgaggacgagaagatCAGAATCACAGCTACCGAGACGATTGGCAAGATCCTGGCGGTCAAACAAGCGCGGCTCAACTTTGCCGCCGCGCACACCGACACCTACACGAACTGGCTCAAGAAGCCGCTCGACAAGTCGCCGCATGTGCGCAGTTTCTGGGTGAAATCTGCCGTGCAGGCCGTCAACGCAAACCCGGACCTTGCTCCCGAGCTGGCGGGCGGCCTGATCAAGACGCTTGTTGACAGCGACGAGCGCACGCGGCTTACAACTGTGCGGGAGCTATCAAATGTGAGTCCAGGTGTGTTTGTCTCTAAACTGGCCAACAAGACCATCATGAACACATTGGGTCAATTAATCAGAGAAAAGCACGCCGAGATCAGAAGCTCGTGTCTGCAGCTGCTTGGCTCGCTATACAACGCCCATTTTGACGACTTATACAAGAACGACGCCGTGACTGAGCTTTTAGGCTGGGTCCCAGACGACGTGCTCAAACTGGTGtacatcaacgacaagACCGTCAATGCGCAGGTCGACCACACGcttttcgagctgctgctgccatttgagctggacgacgccAGGCGCGTCGACCGTCTGCTGACGGTCACAGAACATCTCTCGGAGAAGGGCAGAAATTCGTTCCACGCGATAGTCAAGCGACAGCCGCAAATGGCCAAGGCAGTGAGTCAGCTGCTCGCTCTGGCGGACATGAAGCCGGCCGACGACGTTGCTTCGAAAATTGACAAGCTTATCAACTGGCTCGTCGCGTCGTTCCCGGAGTCAGTGGACTGCCGCGCAGCATtgaagcagctgctcaagctcaacaacaagcgATACTTCAAACTCatcaggctgtgcagcgACGTCGAGACAGATTACAAGACCATCACGAACTGCACaaaagagctttttggcaagctgaacgagctcaaaaacatcaagATCGATGGAGAGCCGAGTGTGGCTCCGCATGACATGCTGTTCACcgtcaagctgctggtgtACCGTTCGTCTGTGATTTTCTACAACCAGAGCAACGTGGGCGAGATTCTGCGGATCAGCAAGGACCTATCTCACTCACATAACAGCGCCGCCCAggacgtgctggagaacATTTCCACTGTGGTCCCAGAAGTTCTGCGGGCCAATATCTCGACGCTGACTCAGGAAACCAGCCTAGGCGGACCAATCAGCGTGAAGGACCTCAAGGCTATTTTCCAGTTTGGCAAGAAGTTCCCGGAGGTTATCGTTACAGAGAATTCTGACGATTATGTTGCCAGTCTGAAAAACCTGGCTGTTCGCGGCTCGCCCGCCGAGGCGAAGTACGCCGTGCGGCTGCTGGGCCAGTTACCGCGAACGGCCGCGCGCAACGCCGCGGTTGCGGCGATCGTTGACGAGATTTGGCCATTGGACATGTCCAAGGACAATTTCAACACGTGTCTGGCGACTGTCGCCGAGCTTTTCTTGACCGATCTTGCTCTTCTGGACGACAAAACCAAAGAGATCAGCGCGTTGCTTGCGTCGCAGATTctgctcagaaacagcacTAttggcgacgaggacgaggacgaggtgaACGGGTGGATTGGTCCAGATGAGCTGGAGACCAACAAGGACTGTCTGTCGAAGATTCTGGCCGTGCGAGTGTTTGTGAACTGGCTGATTGCGGTGGAAACTGCTGAGAACGCCGCACAGGTGGCCGAGCCcgtgctcaagctgctcacgTCGATCATCGGCAACGGCGGCGAGATTGTGTCCCCGAAAACAGGCACGTATCCAACGCCCAAGAAATACCAGTCGCGCCTGCGGCTGGAAGCCGGaatcaagctgctgaagctTGCCAGATACTCGCGGTACAACTTTCTGATCCAGCAGGACCTCgtgaacaagctggtgctgctgatCCAGGACGAGAATGATCACGTGCGGACGCTATTCATGGcgaagctcaagaaaaacctCACTCTGGGCCTGATTTCAGAACGGTTCTATGCgctggtgtttttcatcGCCCACGAGCCCCAGGACGCTCTACGCGAGGACACAAAGACATGGGTGCGGTCGATGCACAAGCGCAAGCTCAAGGCCAacaaaaacgagctgctgtttgagaaatcGTTTGTCAGAATGCTCAGCATGCTGTCGCACCACCAGgagtttcttgagctgctggagtctgCCAGAACAACGTCAGACTACACTGCCGTGCTGAACTTTGCGCTTACCTACGTCGGCCTCGCGCTCGACCTGATTGCCAACATGAACAACGTGTCGCTGCTTTACTATCTTGCTTCGCGAATGAAACAGTACAGAGACAGGCTTACTCCAGACCTTTCCAGCAATATGTATCTGGTTTCAGATTTGACGCAATACACGATCAAGGCTCTGGCTAAATACAAGAATTGGAGCTTGGCGACGTGGCCAGGCAAGCTGAGTCTGCCGGGCGATCTGTTCGAGTCGATCGGCGACTCTGCGCTACTGCACGAGCTCGCCGTCAAGTCGTTCATCCCGGAGTCTGCTGTCAAGACATTGGATGACTTGGTGCGCGACAGGACACGGCATCTGGCCGGCACAGCTGCCACGGTCACCACAGACCGCAAGAGACCGCacaacgacgagaaacCACGGACCAAGAAGAAACTGGCTGTGGAACCGCAGCGGCGCAGCTCAATCCAGCGCGCAGCCGTGAATTACAACGAGGATGACGAATTCTAA
- a CDS encoding Arginine biosynthesis bifunctional protein ArgJ, mitochondrial, which yields MRKFSSASKILDKSRFVPSTGSYPQGYKVGALATGVKKNNAVDLSILASSVPASAAAVFTTNKFQAAPVLASKDILSTTGGQNISAIVVNSGCANAVTGEGGLKDAYTMIETVGRELGVGSRSALVMSTGVIGQRLQIDKITRGITELVGPQLGSSHEHWLSCARGIMTTDTFPKLVSKSFELDGVKYSLAGLAKGAGMICPNMATLLGFFVTDAPIAAPALQNMLKHATDRSFNCISVDTDMSTNDTIAALANGVAGGETITEGHRNYDAIQAEITAFAKQLAQLVVRDGEGATKFITLKIQDALSYEDAKTVAHSIANSSLFKTAMYGKDANWGRILCATGYAGVEVNPAKTSVSFIPTSGPALQLLVNGEPETVDEARASEILEQEDIEVHVNLGTGGGYDCEFWTCDMSHEYVTINGDYRT from the coding sequence ATGCGCAAATTCTCTTCAGCTTCCAAGATCCTAGATAAATCGCGGTTTGTGCCCTCAACGGGCTCGTATCCACAAGGATACAAGGTGGGGGCGCTTGCCACGGGCGTAAAGAAAAACAACGCGGTCGATTTGTCGATCCTGGCCTCGTCTGTGCCGGCCTCGGCTGCCGCAGTGTTCACCACCAACAAGTTTCAGGCCGCACCGGTGCTGGCGTCCAAGGACATCCTCAGCACGACGGGCGGCCAAAATATCAGTGCGATCGTGGTCAACAGTGGCTGTGCGAACGCCGTGACCGGCGAGGGCGGCCTCAAGGACGCCTACACGATGATAGAGACGGTGGGCCGCGAGCTTGGTGTTGGCTCGCGGTCTGCTCTGGTTATGTCGACAGGGGTTATTGGCCAGCGTTTGCAAATCGATAAAATAACCAGAGGCATAACCGAGCTCGTGGGCCCGCAGCTTGGCTCGTCGCACGAGCACTGGCTCTCGTGCGCGCGCGGCATTATGACCACCGACACGTTCCCCAAGCTTGTCTCCAAGAGTTTCGAGCTCGACGGCGTGAAGTACTCTTTAGCTGGGCTTGCCAAAGGTGCAGGCATGATCTGTCCCAACATGGCCACGCTGCTCGGTTTCTTCGTCACGGACGCCCCAATAGCTGCTCCGGCGTTGCAGAATATGCTCAAACACGCGACCGACCGCTCGTTCAACTGCATCTCCGTCGACACGGACATGTCTACGAATGACACGATTGCGGCGCTCGCCAACGGCGTGGCCGGGGGAGAAACTATAACCGAGGGCCACCGGAACTACGACGCGATCCAGGCGGAAATCACCGCTTTcgccaagcagctggcccaGCTGGTCGTCAGAGATGGCGAGGGCGCCACCAAGTTTATAACTCTCAAGATCCAGGACGCCCTCTCCTACGAGGACGCCAAGACGGTGGCCCACTCCATTGCCAACTCCTCGCTGTTCAAGACCGCGATGTACGGCAAGGACGCCAATTGGGGCCGAATTCTGTGTGCCACGGGTTATGCGGGCGTCGAGGTCAACCCGGCGAAAACCAGTGTCTCGTTTATCCCAACCTCCGGCCCAGCactccagctgctggtgaatgGAGAGCCAGAGACGGTCGACGAGGCCAGAGCGTCCGAGATCCTTGAGCAGGAGGACATTGAGGTGCACGTCAATCTGGGCACCGGCGGCGGTTATGACTGTGAGTTCTGGACTTGCGACATGTCTCACGAGTACGTGACAATTAACGGTGACTACCGCACATAG
- a CDS encoding SWI/SNF chromatin-remodeling complex subunit SNF5: MFEGSSGGQPPPQQQMTPQMIIQNLMRMDPQQRNAVIMKNPQLQMFLQHYEQQRKAALNQSMNPQMQAKIIQQQQQRQIQQQRQQISGQVPGQMPHQIPTPVPAPQVAQKNPGMQAQKRMVRKRSSAKDPLDPSGTPVGSPVISQGPHPVQNMGYPPGAQSGPVPPPVAQAPPQPVVPLSERIEDTHKWSKTFENEEKEVPTSIKVYEQIIERDMDYDRRSVAETKKPFNAEQLQAMARDLKFYQTIRDSRLKAIALTEAGKNAESIWGDGYSGYGNGFSAGKTRLVFPRNRKKHSRVPDDYIPPEAYEKQANKPEELVPIRLEFDVDRDSFKLNDTFLWNLNEGTISVERFAQILMEDYKFPQGQASNVEKIVSSIKEQINEYHPMVYGEFKGSDLRLPISVDITIGNNQLVDKFDWDLANPDNDPEEFARVMCEEMALPNEFMTAISHAIREQCQIYVKSLFSVGYKFDGSPITSDEFKDLNRSQIDKDSVVRARHHLQEYTPSLQEITFDALEKITKERERESRRKKRGQTRVGRRGGIVLPDLHDLPKTFRTPVPSTVLPSGVNLGPPVDSYIDFPLQVEIPQEQLQALEEFRAQERVQAVPVDRVGPVVASNGVAYQIDMQRAIVRIKLRK, from the coding sequence aTGTTCGAGGGCTCTTCGGGCGGACAGCCGCCCCCTCAACAGCAGATGACGCCACAGATGATCATCCAGAACCTCATGCGGATGGATCCACAGCAGCGGAACGCAGTTATCATGAAAAACCCGCAATTGCAGatgtttctccagcactACGAACAACAAAGAAAGGCTGCACTCAACCAGTCGATGAACCCCCAGATGCAGGCAAAAAtcatccagcagcagcaacagcgacagatccagcagcagagACAGCAAATATCCGGCCAGGTTCCGGGCCAGATGCCACACCAGATACCGACGCCTGTGCCCGCACCGCAGGTGGCCCAGAAAAACCCCGGCATGCAGGCCCAGAAACGTATGGTTCGTAAACGGAGCTCTGCAAAGGACCCGCTTGACCCTTCTGGAACGCCTGTAGGCTCGCCCGTGATATCTCAAGGACCGCATCCTGTCCAGAACATGGGATATCCTCCAGGTGCGCAATCTGGACCAGTGCCCCCTCCAGTCGCGCAGGCTCCGCCGCAACCGGTTGTGCCTCTCTCAGAGAGGATAGAAGACACTCATAAATGGTCAAAGACGTTTGAGAACGAGGAGAAAGAGGTGCCTACGTCAATCAAGGTGTACGAACAGATAATCGAACGCGATATGGACTACGACCGTCGTTCGGTGGCCGAAACCAAGAAACCTTTCAATGCAGAGCAATTGCAGGCAATGGCAAGAGATCTCAAATTTTACCAGACCATCAGAGACTCCCGGCTCAAGGCTATAGCGTTGACGGAGGCCGGCAAAAACGCAGAAAGTATTTGGGGCGACGGGTACTCGGGCTATGGAAACGGTTTCAGCGCAGGCAAGACCCGGCTAGTGTTCCCCAGAAACCGCAAGAAGCATTCGCGCGTGCCGGACGATTACATACCTCCCGAGGCGTACGAGAAACAAGCCAATAAGCcagaggagctggttcCGATTCGTCTGGAGTTTGACGTAGACAGAGATTCTTTCAAGCTAAACGACACTTTTCTGTGGAACTTGAACGAGGGAACCATCTCTGTGGAGCGGTTTGCACAGATTCTAATGGAAGACTACAAGTTTCCCCAGGGACAGGCATCGAACGTGGAAAAAATAGTGAGCAGCATCAAGGAACAAATCAATGAGTACCATCCAATGGTCTATGGCGAGTTCAAAGGTTCTGATCTACGGCTGCCGATTTCTGTGGATATAACCATCGGCAATaaccagctggtggataAGTTCGACTGGGACCTAGCGAACCCAGATAATGACCCAGAGGAGTTTGCGAGGGTAATGTGCGAGGAAATGGCTCTTCCGAACGAGTTCATGACAGCTATCTCTCACGCAATCCGTGAACAGTGCCAAATCTACGTCAAGTCGCTATTTTCCGTTGGATACAAGTTCGACGGGTCGCCGATCACGAGtgacgagttcaaggacCTTAACCGTTCGcagatcgacaaggacTCGGTTGTTAGAGCGCGCCATCACTTACAGGAGTACACGCCGTCATTGCAAGAGATCACGTTCGACGCActggagaaaatcacaaaggagagagaaagagaatCACGCAGAAAGAAACGTGGCCAGACCCGTGTTGGCCGTCGCGGAGGAATCGTACTGCCCGATCTTCACGATCTGCCAAAGACGTTCCGCACTCCGGTGCCTTCAACAGTTCTTCCGTCCGGCGTCAATCTTGGGCCTCCCGTGGACAGCTACATCGACTTCCCGTTGCAGGTGGAAATTCCACAGGAGCAACTACAGGCTCTTGAGGAATTCCGGGCACAAGAGCGGGTGCAGGCTGTGCCGGTCGACCGCGTGGGTCCCGTGGTGGCCAGCAACGGCGTCGCTTACCAGATCGACATGCAGCGTGCGATTGTGAGGATCAAGCtaagaaaataa
- a CDS encoding Metal homeostatis protein BSD2, whose amino-acid sequence MANNIELDTMNVADRVPESEPRDSLLDSFSPQGPVEGDTRLQQSQTSTQEITSNIENRITSTESSTGSSTLTYVRNQLRYMLTNAPLLRFVVPENRYNALRTTAPMVGRGQDGVFSNMSAKPSVPTGTEPSYQLPSYEEASQDPTPPYWEASIMAGYEDEIFVDGLPVGNIINFLWNMTVSISFQFVGFVITYLLHTSHAAKNGSQAGLGITLISFGYSSIPVSYGSQSSHEGEKFEPSSPNSIDIDSSNAVDGHIDKFTSTLPLLETSDLPDTTYLNSTPIFSYALISFGIFLIFKAIFSYLRAKKAERLILEPQQPV is encoded by the coding sequence ATGGCTAACAATATAGAGCTAGACACTATGAACGTGGCGGATCGCGTTCCAGAATCGGAACCGCGCGACTCGCTACTGGACTCTTTCAGTCCTCAGGGCCCCGTGGAGGGCGACACGCGGCTCCAGCAATCTCAGACATCTACACAGGAGATTACGAGCAACATTGAAAATAGAATAACTAGTACAGAGTCCAGCACCGGCAGCTCCACCCTGACATACGTCCGAAACCAGTTGCGTTACATGCTGACGAATGCGCCGCTTTTGCGATTCGTTGTCCCCGAAAATAGATACAATGCGCTGCGAACGACCGCCCCGATGGTGGGCCGCGGCCAGGATGGCGTTTTCAGCAACATGTCTGCCAAGCCAAGCGTTCCAACAGGCACAGAGCCTTCATACCAGCTGCCCTCGTACGAGGAGGCGTCGCAGGACCCCACGCCGCCCTACTGGGAGGCCTCAATCATGGCCGGgtacgaggacgagataTTTGTGGACGGGCTGCCTGTGGGCAACATCATCAATTTTCTGTGGAACATGACGGTGAGCATTTCATTCCAGTTTGTCGGGTTTGTGATTACCTACTTATTGCATACGTCGCACGCTGCCAAGAACGGCTCACAGGCTGGCTTGGGAATCACTCTGATCAGTTTCGGCTACTCGTCGATTCCTGTTTCCTACGGGAGCCAGTCGTCGCACGAGGGTGAGAAATTCGAGCCCTCGTCTCCGAATTCGATCGATATCGACTCTTCTAATGCCGTCGACGGCCACATAGACAAGTTCACTTCCACGCTGCCGCTGCTCGAGACGTCCGACCTGCCGGACACCACGTACCTCAATTCGACGCCGATTTTCTCCTACGCGCTGATTTCGTTTGGCATCTTCCTTATATTCAAAGCTATATTTAGCTATCTGAGGGCCAAGAAGGCGGAAAGGCTCATTCTCGAGCCCCAGCAGCCTGTCTAA
- a CDS encoding Tricarboxylate transport protein, which yields MSEKPDPFKSFIAGGVAGAVEGVVTYPFEFAKTRLQLVDKSAKMSRNPLVLIYTVAKTQGPSALYVGCPAFVIGNTAKASVRFLGFDAIKKQLADQDGKLSGPRGVLAGLGAGLLESVVAVTPAEAIKTAMIDDKRSATPKYQHGFGTFRLLKDLGFRGLYQGLVPVALRQGSNSAVRLGAYNSIKTFLQQASGTKPNEPLSSQLTFLLGAFAGVVTVYTTMPIDTVKTRMQGLGADKLYTGTLNCFVKIFKEEGLMTFWKGATPRLGRLILSGGIVFTIYEKMLVVLK from the coding sequence GACCCATTCAAATCATTTATTGCGGGAGGAGTCGCCGGAGCCGTCGAGGGCGTGGTCACTTATCCTTTTGAGTTCGCAAAGACCAGACTTCAGCTCGTGGATAAGAGCGCCAAGATGTCACGTAATCCACTCGTGCTTATCTACACCGTTGCCAAAACCCAGGGACCCAGCGCATTGTACGTTGGGTGTCCGGCATTTGTGATCGGAAACACAGCCAAGGCATCGGTGCGGTTTCTCGGGTTTGATGCGatcaagaaacagctcgCAGACCAGGACGGCAAGCTCAGCGGTCCTCGAGGCGTGCTTGCCGGCCTGGGGGCCGGGCTCTTGGAAAGTGTGGTCGCGGTGACGCCTGCCGAGGCTATTAAAACAGCCATGATCGACGACAAACGGAGCGCGACTCCGAAATACCAGCATGGGTTCGGAACCTTCCGACTTCTAAAAGACCTTGGTTTCAGGGGCCTCTACCAGGGACTGGTGCCGGTGGCCCTGAGACAAGGATCGAACTCTGCCGTGAGACTGGGAGCGTACAACAGCATCAAGACGTTCCTGCAGCAGGCTAGCGGGACAAAGCCAAACGAACCTCTTAGCAGCCAGCTGACGTTCCTGCTCGGGGCCTTTGCTGGTGTTGTGACCGTGTACACCACGATGCCGATCGACACGGTCAAGACACGGATGCAAGGTCTTGGAGCAGACAAGCTGTACACGGGCACGCTGAACTGCTTTGTGAAGATCTTCAAAGAGGAAGGACTGATGACGTTTTGGAAAGGAGCCACACCTCGTTTGGGACGGCTGATTTTGAGCGGAGGAATTGTCTTCACCATCTATGAAAAAATGCTCGTGGTTCTCAAATAA